The sequence below is a genomic window from Stigmatopora nigra isolate UIUO_SnigA chromosome 16, RoL_Snig_1.1, whole genome shotgun sequence.
ACttgcaaacaaataaacatcAATATAAAGAGTAATAAATACATCAACATATAAAAGGTCAAATTTGTCATTAATCTTCACTGTATTTATCATTGATGtacagaaatgaaaaatattagtGATGCAATTTtctgaccaattttaaaaattgaaaataaattgacAAATGCAAAATTGGTTAGAAAATATTATCCTTACATCTAGATTTCGAATAATTAAACTATAATAACCAAGGTTACTATGACGTCATTCGCCCGATTTATAATGGatcacatttcattttcatgGCTATTTTATAACAGTGTAAGTATACAAAAAGTGTTTACAAGTCACCTATTCCGGACAGGTGCATGTGTCTGAAGCCAGCTTGTCCCTTCACGTCAGATGAAGAAGTCATAAAACTTTCCCATAATTTGACATTTCTCCTAGTAAGATCACTAGGTGAATCGTTGTAGTATAGACGTTCACTTTGTCGTTTTTCTGGAGCAAGGAGTAACCGATTTTCATATTGGCGACGAGCAAAGACCTTGACTTGAGAGTGACAGTATTTCAACACCATTGTAAAAGCTGATAGTAAAACTTGTGGGAAAGTTTGGACACTTCCTGCTTGAAATTCGTTAGCAGCTTCTGAACATGTCCGCAGatacccttcaaaataaaactttcgCACAATCGTTATAATCCTCCGCCCCCAAATCATGAacttgtgtactttttttttctttaaaggatCACTCTGTCTTTGATTTCAAGTGTATATTTTGTTAGATACAAATTAATGCAGAAGTGTATTTGGCTGTTTTATAATAGAGTTAAAAGTCAATTTATGttgtttagaaaaagaaaatatattgaaatagttaattaaaaaagcaattgagtgtttcagcagaaacaaaaaaaagatgcttgTTATATTtccaataacaaaataaatcccAATGTTTTATAGTGCTTTATTGAAAGAGTTTTGCAACAATCCGCTGGTTTGGATCTTCCAACTCCcctaaaattaataaatcagaaaaatatttattctcaGCCAGTTTCTTTTACTCAAAAAATATTGGCATTTGTTGGTTactatttccattttttgtacaatatttttactttttcttcCATTCAATTATTActcttacatgtattttttttttagctaaaataaCTTAACACGGCCTATCAAAAATGTTAAGACTCCTTTTCATTCAATGGTACATCTCCAAACCTGTTGAATAGAAATTTAGAACTATTCAACCCTGCCAAAACCTGTCTAAATACACTATTTTCATTCATGAGAAGAAAAAGATGCAGACACATAAAATGGTCGCCACAAAAATGACGGCAGATAAAAGTAATAGCGCCACAATGTGACGACGCTGGTCTGCAGGAGAGTGTCCAGAGAACTGCTCCTCATCCAGAGAGAACAAAGCCAGGGAGCCACTATCACTGCTGCCCATCGGGTCGACATTAAGTGACCCTCGCGGCTCTACCATCCAACGCAAAACGTTCACCTTTGTTTCCATGTCATCGATCATGTGGTCAATTTGGCTGATTTCCTGCTCCATGGTCTGGCGCTCCTGGTTCTCGAGGTCATCGGGAGGGTTGGCGTTCAGCGCCCCGTTAAGGTCAGGTAGACTGAGAGCTCGGGCGGCGACGTCACTGCTGTTTCCTAAACAGGACCCCAAACTCAAGTCATTTGAAATGGCAAATTTGTCACATGCATCTAAGAatttttatttactgtatttttacgactataaggcacaattAAGTCAGACTaccaactatatatttttttctttggttgCCTTTTAAACCCCAGAAATGTGCCATTTTTGGCAACTGAAGTTTTTATGTCCAATGGTTTGCTTGTTGACCCTACACAATAAAACAACTTTCATTACCTTGCAAGCCAGTTTGAACAAAACGAGGAGACTCCACAACACTGAAGATTTCTCCCATGTTGTAAACTCTACACATGTCAATGTGGAGAAGCTCCAAGCTGGATGAAAAGGCCACCCAAAGGAGTTCCATCTCTTTCCGATGTTCCACGGGGAGGCTCTTGTCCCGAAGATGCGAGGTGAGGTGTAGACGGATGGTGGTGGCCAAATCCCGGGCCCTCTCCCTCGTTTGTCTCAACTCATTTCGTAGCTGCAAGCTGTCAGTGCAGCCACCGACACATGAAGCTAGATGTCGATAGCATGCCACCACCtatgcagaagaaaaaaaaaaatgacatacactCCAAcattgatgggaaaaaaatccaccacAACTACTTTAGTGTAATGCAAGATTAAAATTTAGTGTATAGTAGAttgtaaaggtttttttttaagttaaatttaaagtgtttatgTTGTTCTCAATTGAAGTGGACTTCAATAAAATATGTTTGCATACAGTATACATTAATCCCAGAATAAAAATTAATTGCAAACTTCAAAAACCTTAGGAAATGAAGTTTTGTGTACTGTGCAAATATGATCAAAATGCAAGTTCATGCATTAACATGTAACTTAGTATAAATGCAGTGTAACCTActttttttgaaggagcacaaAAATGCAGTGGAGCAAAAATAATGCTATTCACTGAAAGTGCTGTTTTAGCCACAGGGTTAAATTCACAAAAACATACTTCCTATTTTCTGTAGCTTTGAGGTGTTGTCACCAGGCAATCATTACAAGTATACCAAATACTCAAAGCAATGATAAATCTTAAGTAAGATTGGAAAACCAGAAGAGTTTAAGAGAATTAAGATTACCTTAATCAAGGAATCCACCAGAGCTTTGCCATCAGTCAAAGCTTTGTTTGTGCCAAGTGTGCAGTCATCTCctattttgttatttataaGTGGCATGAGGATGTCTTGCCAAGTCCGTCTTGGCTGGGTCCCTCTCTACTGTGTTCTCTATTCTTTCCTGGCAAGATATTACATTCAGACAGAAGACAGCTCATAGAAAGCAAAGCATCACTAAATTCCAGTTGGGTCTTCAAGATATGCCATCCAGAGATCAGCAAGTATCCTTTGGAGAgtgaggaaaaatattgaaaagtgatgagagagaagaaaaaggcTGATAAAGGGATGTCAATTGAGCTAGAATTTAATCCTGTGATTGACCCCTTTGCACCGATGCAGGATAAAAGCCAATTGGTAATCTCATTAACTGTCACTGAGAGTGAAGACAAGAGCAGCTGCTTGTCTCGACCACAACTGTCCTTTCACTGAGGGGGGGCTGCGCTCTTGCCACGTTTCTATCACTCCAACTTTGAAGACAGAATGAATGGgaaccatgtaaaaaaaatactctgtgGAAATTAAACACACAGCAAAAGTATATATGGAAGAAaactgtcctttttaaaaatgcatgatgCAATTATAATCATTGCTGCAGTTGAATTTTGAATACATATCAATAACATTACtccattaaaactttttttttttccaagatccTTTTACTCAATATCTGGCTTGATTTCAATTGTGGAGAATAAGGTTGCACTTAAAGAAGCCTAGTCTATTTAGATCATTTCATTTCTCCTTCTCAGTGCCTTTTATGACCAAGTTACCCCTCAGGGTTCAAATCAAAAAGACCCTCTATTGCAATGTATGAGGGCGTGTCTAATAACCTTACAGCAaatgaaatggaagaaaataaaaataaaaatgagactGCAGTGCGACTGTGACTGAAAATAATTTGGAGAATCCTATACTGGCATCgtgttaaaataattttattacataaaaaaatgggagttGCATTTATAAAGTAAAATATCTCCGGTTTAAAATACATAGCctcattaaatatatatatgaccaAAATGCCGCACTAGTCATTGACGTGATGCCTTGGTAGTTTTCCTTAATGCCCGTCTTTCGGAAATGCGCGGCGGTGTAACAACTTCCCTGATGTTGGCAAAAAACCTTTTCTTAGGTTCAGGTTGCGAATTCAACTTTGCGGTAAGAATGGAGATTTCTGCCTTTAGGGAGGAAATTTCTGTGTCCTTTTCCAAGGACTGGTGCAGCAATTCCTGTGTTGTTTTCATCTTATTGGACCAAAAAAACAGTTGGAAgtgttttgttaaaataatggcAATTTAATGCACTCAAGGTTTCTTTTTGCCATCTCACCTGATCTTTGTTCTTCACATTAAGAATCTCTATCTCAGCCAATTTCTCCAGAAAGTCATCTCCAACCTTCTGTAGGGTTTCACTGACTTCAATGAGTCGCTTCTCCAAGGACAGTAtcaactaagtgaaaaatagATAAGAATTAAAACTAAGTGAAAATAGATAAGCTTTAACTGTCTATGAACTAAATTGGTCTCATCCTTTATTGATGATCCTCCGATTTTAAACCAAAGTCTTTCAAATGAGAGACTACAATTTCAAAAACCATTAATTCTAACCCCCAAACTTTATACCTCTTGCTTATCCTCGCAGATGCGTTCTAAGGTACTTTTCTCCACGCAGAGACGCTCATAACGTCCTTTGTCtataggtgaaaaaaaaatctgaaacttCCAAGCAGTCATACCTCTTAAAACAATTATGCACATGTAGTTTtcgactaaaaaataaaaaaatacaaacctcCATCTTCAAAATCTTTAACTGGTTGAGAACACTGACATGATACATCAGCAGAAGAAGAAACATTGCCGGTTGTGGGACCTGATGCCAAATTTGAAAGCTGACGTTTCAGAGCCTACAAGCCAATGGAAAAACCATTCTAAAAAACGTACTATAAAAACACCCCTAACATCTTTGAATGAGCCAGAGTAAAAGCCATTAGAATCTACCTCAACTTTCTCCTGCTCGGCAATGAACTCCTCAAGAGGCACATAATCATCTTCTAAATTGCTCATGGCGCTTTTATAAGCGTGTTCTTTGATAGCATCTTTATAAATCTCAAAAGTGTTTTCCATCTTTTCTTGGTAGCTCTCCTTCAGTTCTTCAATCTGTCGACTgagcattccaaaaacaagaacTGTTGGTAAATGGATTTAACATTTCAGGCAACCTTTCCAAACCTGTGCATTTCTTGACTCTTCGCGATCTGTTGCAACATGGCGTCACCCATTTCCTTACGGATCTCGATTTCCTGTTCCAGGTTTCGTCTTCGTTCGATCAGCAGTTTTGATCGGAGGCTTTCAATGGCGTCGACTAACTCCTGGCAAACCAATCAGGACAGTCAAAAGATATTAAAATAAGTTCAATAATTAAGCCACAAATACAAGAGTGGAATGATAACTACACTTGTCTATTAAATCCAGTGTGCCATTAGaggatttattcattttataatgaaaataatcttGAATTACGTTCTGTGTCAGTAAAGACATGTCAGCATCTGTGTCTTCATTGAGCAGATCATCTTCAGACAAGTAGCTTTCCAAGGCCTGTCTGTCCATCCTTCCATTCCTCACTAGAGATTTGCCATTTGGACCCACCAGACAGTGAGATAGAGATTCCAAATTCTTGTCTGGAATCACTTGCACCACCTGAAGACGAGACAGAGTCGTCACTCTGTAATATTGCCCTCAAAGCTAAACTATTTTCAGACTTACTTGTTTGGCTACAGCCGAAAACTTCATAACATGAAGCGTCTCATCATAAGTAGAGGCACACTGGTTAATGTTAACAATCATGGAAGCCTTTCCCCCGCCACACAAAACGGCCTGAAAAAGCTTGGTGAGTTTGCTCTCTCGAAAAGGGATGGAGATGCTCTTCAATCTGATTGGATGGAAAACAAACCTAAATgcccaaaacaaaacagccaATAGAAGCACAGACAAGAACAGTTTCTACTTTTCGCTCTGTTGGTTGCGCAGGGCCTTGATGCACTTTCCCAGGATGAGAAGCGAGTTGTTGATGTTTCCTGCTTCCTTTAGCCTCTCCCCAAAGGTTTGAGCTGTGTTGCATCTTTCTGAGCCAGCCAAGTCACACAGAGAAAACCTAAGGAATACAATTGTTTAGATTTTCACTTCATAATAGATGCCACTCTCACAATTTACTTCAGAATTTAAAAACTATCATAGTCCcagacaatgttccctctaagctgtcttctctgtgcagcagcaatcatatggcgcacagtaaataaaatcaaaactttatctatttattttttaccccttacCCCATGATGGTgctgttttacagcatgttttacgtGAACTAtttactcagtgcgctcagggaggttgtatTTCTGCCTAGACCAATGGAAAATTAGAAGGAATATTGTCCCAGACCCTgacgttttaaaaaaatacccagCTAGACTTACTCTGACATCCATCTGACGGCATTTCTTTCTATCTTCAGCAGCTTCATGGTAAATATAGTGTGGCTGTAAGGGAAAGGTATAGTCTTATTTGGAGTACTACATGAAATGAGGAAAATTGTAGTATAAAATATTAGAATGGAGGAAAATGTGCCTTCTGCTAGAGGACTGGTTCATCCGGGTGGCTGCAGCACTTCGGTTTTTATTGCCACAGTGCAACAGTTTGCTGGCTTCGGATAAACTCAGTACGTTGATCCATCGaagatctggaaaaaaaaaagttcaaatgatACAAGACAGAAAAAATATCTGACATCGTTTCTTTACCTTTCACATAAGCGTTGCCAGCACCGTCATCACAAACACGAAGTGCGACACGTTTCTTGGGCTTGGAAGAGAATGCAGGTTGAAGGAGATCGTAGACGTACTCATTGTAAATTTCAAAGAATCCCACCCATAAAGCAAAGTGGCCGTTTGCTTCATCTGTCAAGACATTTTCAAGTTTTAGTatcataaaaaagaaaaatgttactAACTAATGTATTTGATGGTTACCTGACTGATCAGTGGGGGAGGAAAAACAGGACAAATTTGATCCATAGCTTCTCATTGGATCACATTCCTAAAGAGTGTATCACAGACAGTGTATTATTActgaatgttttaaaataaacaatcatACACCAATTTAATCTCACTCCAACTCATCTCACCTCTCTAAATGAGGCTAAAAGAGCAGCTCTAGCACTTTTCTCCTGCTTTACTTGGTCGATATCCAGACGCCGTGTGTCATCCCTAAGATAAGGCTTGACATCCATTGCCCAATACTGTCGCCCTCTGATATACTGAAAGGTGGCATCCAAAACTCGAGGCAATATTCCTGGCTCTTTTGAAGTTCCTGTTGGAGTGACCAACACTTTTAAAGACAATTCAAAACGACAGCTTGAGTCAAATATTAAAGTTACATTACCTTGCATTGTGAATGTTTTACCCGCATTGGTGACACCATAGCTGAAGATCAGTACATTCTTCCCATCCAAGAAATCAGACATTAGATTCCCTATAGTTTGGTCATATAGCTCAGCCTGGGTTGTCGCTGGTCCAAAAATctaaacatgcaaaaacacataGCAATTTGAATGAAACATTGACTATCAATGCACTCTAACACAATTGAACATTAATACTCATAGACCAAAATTGTGGGTTTATGCCTCCATGTTTTTGCAAACATAATGAGAGGTCACTGACCTTGGAAAATGAAAATTTGTGTGCAGACGTGCCAATCCCCTTCTCACTGTTCTTTAAGGCAGATGAACCTTTGGGGGCACACAGCGTCGCCATCTGCTTATTTTCTATCACGACACAACCCTGATTAAAAATCAAGAAGTAAAATGTCATGTGAAAAGTAATGTAGGACAGGctagttaagttttttttctgtttactaTACCTGATCCTCATCGTCAGAGAGCTCCTCTTTGGAGAAAGGTCTGACACGAAGGTAGACTTTGATAGCCTGCTGATCTGGTTGTCCTAATATTGGCATCTGCATACAAATGCAAATTCAGATTATTAAAAAACACGGCAATTCAGAGGTTTATAAATATATTGGGAACACATTTGGTGTCAAAAACTACTACAAATAATGAGAAGAGAAAGATAAGATTGttgcactttacctctgtggatgAAAGACAAGTTAAATCCATGTCAATAGACTCCAtgatagtttttgttgttgttgaagatACCCAAACCTTGCTAAAATGAGTAAAAGTGATTGTTGCACTTCCAAGAGCTTTAAGGGCGTTGGGCAATGGACTAATGGGTCAAGCAATCAGTTGTAACACAGAGCACCATGGTGTGAGGTCTAAAAAAATGCCAAGAATATATACTTTTGCAACCAATCAGCTTTGAGAGTTGACATCATATCCTGTCACTGCCCATTTGTTGAGCTCACCTATAGGTATAAAATTTTGACCGATAGTATAATAGTATCTTTAGCTTCTAAAGGTACTATTTCTCTTGCAGATCGGAACCATAATGGCACAATGTAAGATACCACCAGAAATTGGGCAAGAATTAATCCAGATGCAGTTTTATGTTTATCCCAAATTAAGTTTATCACCCTAATATCAATTGCAACTAGTTTTGTGTAATTAAACTCACATCACTTAGTTGGATGCTGCTTAGCCAAAATGCCTTGATTTTAACAGGCAGGGTTTTATTAAACCATATAATTGCCGTGTGTACTAATTCAttcaaaattccaaaaatgtgtTCCTATCATACTATTAGGACACAATTATTACATTTGTTCATTATAATTGTTATATCATGCCATTATGATGCCCTCCAATTCAACAACATTCAACAAACAGGTTCATTTCATATTCTTTATTGCCTCATTGCATATTTATGCGTCAGCAATGGTAACTTCGACTTCTACACCAGGCTCGATGCTGATGGAGGTGATCTGCTTAACAATTTCAGATGGACTGTGTAAATCAATTAAGCGTTTATGGATCCGCATCTGAAAGCGATCCCAAGTTTTGGAGCCTTCACCACAGGGGGTCTTTCTGGTGGTGATACGCAgggtctgcaaaaaaaaaaacaggagaaatAAGAAACCAAGTCTTAAGAGTTTTTCAGGTGGATGAAAAGATGCAGATTATTACCTTAGTTGGCATTCGGACTGGCCCCTTCACCTTCAACTTCTTCTCCTTTGCACCACGGATCAAGTCAGCGCACACTAATTAGGATAAAATACAAGTGTCACTTTCAAAGAACAGTATTTTAAATGTAGTCCCCTAGTACTTTTAAGTAATAGCTCAGAATAGCGTATAACACATCAGGGTTATCAGGAAAATGATTTCATCTTCATTGCAAATGGGCAAAACAATCTTTGTCAGTAGATCTCGCACAACGACAAAGATTGATAATAGTTCGGCCTTATTCCGAGAATTTCAATACCTTTCTCCAGG
It includes:
- the LOC144209456 gene encoding LOW QUALITY PROTEIN: kinesin-like protein KIF20A (The sequence of the model RefSeq protein was modified relative to this genomic sequence to represent the inferred CDS: substituted 1 base at 1 genomic stop codon), with translation MESIDMDLTCLSSTEMPILGQPDQQAIKVYLRVRPFSKEELSDDEDQGCVVIENKQMATLCAPKGSSALKNSEKGIGTSAHKFSFSKIFGPATTQAELYDQTIGNLMSDFLDGKNVLIFSYGVTNAGKTFTMQGTSKEPGILPRVLDATFQYIRGRQYWAMDVKPYLRDDTRRLDIDQVKQEKSARAALLASFREECDPMRSYGSNLSCFSSPTDQSGNHQIHXLVTFFFFMILKLENVLTDEANGHFALWVGFFEIYNEYVYDLLQPAFSSKPKKRVALRVCDDGAGNAYVKDLRWINVLSLSEASKLLHCGNKNRSAAATRMNQSSSRSHTIFTMKLLKIERNAVRWMSEFSLCDLAGSERCNTAQTFGERLKEAGNINNSLLILGKCIKALRNQQSEKLKSISIPFRESKLTKLFQAVLCGGGKASMIVNINQCASTYDETLHVMKFSAVAKQVVQVIPDKNLESLSHCLVGPNGKSLVRNGRMDRQALESYLSEDDLLNEDTDADMSLLTQNELVDAIESLRSKLLIERRRNLEQEIEIRKEMGDAMLQQIAKSQEMHSRQIEELKESYQEKMENTFEIYKDAIKEHAYKSAMSNLEDDYVPLEEFIAEQEKVEALKRQLSNLASGPTTGNVSSSADVSCQCSQPVKDFEDGDKGRYERLCVEKSTLERICEDKQELILSLEKRLIEVSETLQKVGDDFLEKLAEIEILNVKNKDQMKTTQELLHQSLEKDTEISSLKAEISILTAKLNSQPEPKKRFFANIREVVTPPRISERRALRKTTKASRQ
- the rgs9bp gene encoding regulator of G-protein signaling 9-binding protein, coding for MPLINNKIGDDCTLGTNKALTDGKALVDSLIKVVACYRHLASCVGGCTDSLQLRNELRQTRERARDLATTIRLHLTSHLRDKSLPVEHRKEMELLWVAFSSSLELLHIDMCRVYNMGEIFSVVESPRFVQTGLQGNSSDVAARALSLPDLNGALNANPPDDLENQERQTMEQEISQIDHMIDDMETKVNVLRWMVEPRGSLNVDPMGSSDSGSLALFSLDEEQFSGHSPADQRRHIVALLLLSAVIFVATILCVCIFFFS
- the rps20 gene encoding small ribosomal subunit protein uS10: MAFKDSGKAPVESEAKVHRIRITLTSRNVKSLEKVCADLIRGAKEKKLKVKGPVRMPTKTLRITTRKTPCGEGSKTWDRFQMRIHKRLIDLHSPSEIVKQITSISIEPGVEVEVTIADA